The DNA window CCTCACAAAGGCGGTATAGGAAAGTCTTGAAAATTCTTGAGTAAAGGGGTGAATGATCAGGTTATCGAGTCCGGAATGATCCAGAAGTTCAATTTTTTCATCAAGGGTATTCAGCAGCTTTAGGTCGTTTTGGTTGGTCTGGAGCACCAGTCTCGGATGAGGCGAAAAAGTAATCAGTACACTTCTGAAGTTTCGCTTCCGGCTTGTAGTTATAAGTCTTTCCAGAATTTTCTTGTGCCCAACGTGTACTCCGTCAAACGTGCCCAGGGTCACCATTGCTGGCCCTTTGGCTTCGAATAAATCAATGCTTTCGTATACTTTCACCTTGCAGAGAGTGGTGCCGATCTATGCACCCCGAGTGGTTAACCGGCTGCACATTCATGCGTCCGGTGTAAAATTAGTTAAAATTTATTGTTGGTCTTATTGCTGGTAATTGTTCAAATAATGGTAAATTCGCGGCAAAATTAGCGTAAGACCTCACAAAAAAAGACAAAATGTCCACCAGTAACGGAAAAATTTCTCAGGTAATTGGTCC is part of the Flavobacteriales bacterium genome and encodes:
- a CDS encoding riboflavin biosynthesis protein RibF encodes the protein MVTLGTFDGVHVGHKKILERLITTSRKRNFRSVLITFSPHPRLVLQTNQNDLKLLNTLDEKIELLDHSGLDNLIIHPFTQEFSRLSYTAFVR